In Perca fluviatilis chromosome 3, GENO_Pfluv_1.0, whole genome shotgun sequence, the following proteins share a genomic window:
- the fadd gene encoding protein FADD: protein MSSSQFNAVLLSISNQLSAKELEDLKFLCIDIIGKRQRDDVKSGIKLFQLLMERGKLGADNTKWLSDSLTHINRQDLSHKLNNFESQCEITDDQPDDDEKAKLDVATEVIAEHLGRSWRKLGRRLGLNDVKLDSISRRHPTDLEETTRELLKEWRKSRRAEARTAQLVEALRACQLNLTADKVEDRLASP, encoded by the exons ATGAGCTCTTCCCAGTTTAACGCCGTTTTACTGAGTATATCTAACCAGCTGTCGGCTAAGGAGCTGGAGGATTTAAAGTTTCTGTGCATAGACATCATCGGCAAAAGGCAGCGGGATGATGTTAAGTCCGGAATCAAACTGTTCCAGCTCCTGATGGAGAGAGGCAAACTGGGAGCCGACAACACCAAGTGGCTGTCCGACTCCCTCACACACATTAATCGACAAGACCTCTCACACAAATTGAACAATTTTGAAAGCCAGTGTGAAATCACCGACGACCAACCGGACGACGACGAGAAAG CCAAACTGGACGTTGCCACAGAGGTGATCGCCGAGCATCTGGGAAGGTCTTGGCGTAAACTGGGCCGCCGACTGGGTTTGAATGACGTGAAGCTGGACTCCATCTCCAGGAGGCATCCCACAGATCTGGAGGAGACGACGCGGGAGCTGCTGAAGGAGTGGAGGAAGAGTCGAAGAGCCGAGGCCCGAACAGCGCAGCTGGTCGAAGCCCTGAGAGCCTGCCAGCTCAACCTGACCGCTGATAAAGTGGAGGACCGACTCGCGTCCCCCTGA